In Rickettsia endosymbiont of Gonocerus acuteangulatus, the following are encoded in one genomic region:
- a CDS encoding IS30 family transposase — protein MMNRKYRHLSREERYEIKRMYDLGVSINKIAQHLTRSKSTISIELKRNKVKDKYMPCVAQEKYENRMYQQELLKIEKNPMLLDYIKNAMIRKKWSPDAIAGKLKLDKNTALCISTESIYRFVYTSVVAAKLKLYSYLPSKRYKRQERGKRRQRIIIPQRISIHQRDAIATKKVEVGNFEADLTFHKGNQSMNIGALVDKKSQKIILVLNNSKRATTVTNGFLRKIKTLPNSVRKTITMDNGKEFVGHVAYRLSGFQTFFCDPYRPRQKALVEKMNSMIHRILPKNTDITTVTQRALDNVAEILNNMPRKIFGYKTPNEIWAENL, from the coding sequence ATGATGAACAGAAAATATAGACACTTATCTCGAGAAGAGAGATATGAGATAAAAAGAATGTATGACCTAGGAGTCAGTATTAATAAGATAGCACAACATCTTACGAGGTCTAAAAGCACTATTAGTATAGAGCTAAAAAGAAATAAGGTAAAAGATAAGTATATGCCTTGTGTTGCTCAGGAAAAATATGAAAATAGGATGTATCAGCAAGAGTTATTAAAAATAGAAAAGAACCCTATGTTGTTAGATTATATTAAAAATGCTATGATTCGCAAGAAATGGTCGCCGGATGCTATAGCCGGAAAGTTAAAACTAGACAAAAATACAGCTTTGTGTATCAGTACAGAAAGTATATATAGATTTGTTTACACTTCTGTAGTAGCAGCTAAATTAAAGTTATATAGCTATTTACCTTCTAAAAGATATAAAAGGCAAGAAAGAGGGAAGAGGCGTCAAAGGATCATTATACCACAAAGGATCTCAATACATCAGCGTGATGCAATAGCTACGAAAAAGGTAGAAGTAGGGAATTTTGAGGCAGATCTTACATTTCATAAAGGTAATCAAAGTATGAATATTGGTGCACTGGTGGATAAAAAGAGTCAAAAGATTATTTTAGTGCTGAATAACTCCAAGAGAGCTACAACAGTTACCAATGGTTTTTTAAGAAAGATAAAAACTCTTCCAAATAGTGTGAGAAAGACTATTACTATGGATAATGGCAAAGAGTTTGTGGGGCATGTTGCCTATAGACTATCTGGGTTTCAAACTTTCTTTTGTGATCCATACCGCCCTAGACAAAAAGCATTAGTGGAAAAAATGAATTCTATGATTCATAGAATTTTACCTAAAAATACAGATATTACTACCGTTACACAAAGAGCTCTTGACAATGTTGCTGAGATTTTAAATAACATGCCAAGAAAGATTTTTGGTTATAAAACCCCCAATGAAATTTGGGCAGAAAATTTATAG
- a CDS encoding superoxide dismutase: MTYCDKSNQTSYPFVLPNLPYNKESFKPHFTAETFEYHHGKHHNSYVQNLNNLLKDKEELQKKNLEEIIEWSSQNQNIAIFNNAAQVWNHTFFWHSIKPNGGGKPSGKILKQINEDFGSFEGFCEQFKAEATGQFGSGWAWLVYHNNRLQIVKTANAGTPIANGMQPLLACDVWEHAYYIDYRNKRPDYVDIFIKHMINWEFVENNLTK, translated from the coding sequence ATGACTTATTGTGATAAATCTAATCAAACTTCCTATCCTTTTGTGCTACCTAATTTGCCTTATAACAAAGAAAGTTTTAAACCACATTTTACTGCTGAAACTTTTGAGTACCATCATGGTAAACACCATAATTCTTACGTGCAGAATTTAAATAATTTGCTAAAAGATAAAGAAGAACTACAAAAAAAGAATTTAGAAGAAATTATAGAATGGTCATCACAAAATCAAAATATTGCAATTTTTAATAATGCTGCACAAGTTTGGAATCATACATTTTTTTGGCATTCAATAAAGCCAAATGGTGGAGGAAAGCCAAGTGGTAAAATATTAAAGCAAATTAATGAGGATTTTGGTAGTTTTGAAGGGTTTTGTGAACAGTTTAAAGCAGAAGCAACGGGGCAGTTCGGGAGTGGCTGGGCTTGGCTTGTATATCATAATAATAGATTACAAATTGTAAAAACTGCAAATGCTGGTACACCTATAGCAAATGGTATGCAACCGCTTCTTGCATGTGATGTTTGGGAGCATGCTTATTATATTGATTATCGTAACAAACGTCCTGATTACGTTGACATTTTTATTAAGCATATGATCAATTGGGAATTTGTAGAAAATAATTTAACTAAATAA
- a CDS encoding patatin-like phospholipase family protein, protein MAEIENFKKNRNFIKPIVDLKKPQEEQVKYIDDLKEVQETPIRNIEDSEEALIEYVAFSGGGAKGAIYSGAYAALKKAHLLDKVKAVAGSSAGAITAAIVAFGTPAERFEEISKTTNLQDLLGQKGFSAGVLQLNKDGKPLYNLLDKTIKDNVGDFLQRPDIVNVKDDKDLDRLRERHKSGGKIYFRDLVLLRKYDPTNYKDLVVTAVEKDAGTLTIFSSLDTPDVEVALACRASASIPLVFEPVEINGKKYVDGGYLDNVPTKYFKDNEPEFDVKEITNDTDEIILAKKQKRTLSMAFGVGMEADANIAIYSAREFKSPSEIIKFLANVLFKMIAKIGGKFKYTDTLKETNEQLRENALNTVVLDTQGIDTLDFKDAQKYANYLHIKGYCQTMEYANNHGLAKEKDKTLEHQKFLLNVYEVYDNKNLNKTFGIKLLEMFIPSKENNDSKWQQGVVENHDDKAKILLSFCNVNALTKENLQPLLTEYVITAATSRNGTLKDNTNSVKALFHVLNDPSTSNEVKESFIEVFAIDKSKDTRFNKTKTYDENIAKFKFTKDDLESFITKNKSAAIKVQNKYAPPKHREHG, encoded by the coding sequence ATGGCAGAAATAGAAAACTTTAAAAAAAATCGAAATTTTATTAAACCTATTGTTGATTTAAAAAAACCTCAAGAAGAGCAAGTCAAATATATAGATGATCTAAAAGAAGTTCAAGAAACTCCAATTAGAAATATAGAAGATTCTGAAGAAGCTCTTATAGAATATGTAGCTTTTAGCGGTGGTGGGGCTAAAGGGGCTATATATTCAGGTGCTTATGCTGCACTAAAAAAAGCCCATCTTTTAGATAAGGTAAAAGCTGTTGCAGGCTCATCAGCCGGTGCTATAACTGCAGCAATAGTGGCATTTGGTACACCAGCTGAGCGATTTGAAGAAATATCTAAAACTACTAATTTACAAGATTTACTAGGACAAAAAGGGTTTTCTGCTGGTGTTTTACAGTTAAATAAAGATGGTAAACCTTTATATAATTTGCTTGATAAAACTATAAAAGATAATGTAGGTGATTTTTTACAAAGACCAGATATTGTAAATGTCAAAGATGATAAAGATTTAGATAGGTTAAGAGAAAGACATAAAAGCGGTGGTAAAATATATTTTAGGGATTTAGTATTACTTCGAAAATATGATCCTACTAACTATAAAGATTTAGTGGTTACGGCTGTTGAGAAAGATGCAGGCACACTAACTATTTTTAGTAGCCTTGATACACCTGATGTTGAAGTTGCTTTAGCCTGTCGTGCTTCTGCTTCTATCCCACTTGTTTTTGAGCCGGTAGAAATTAATGGCAAAAAATATGTTGACGGTGGTTATTTAGATAATGTCCCGACAAAATATTTTAAAGATAATGAACCAGAATTTGATGTAAAAGAAATAACGAATGATACAGATGAGATTATATTAGCTAAAAAGCAAAAGAGAACTCTTTCTATGGCTTTTGGTGTTGGCATGGAAGCGGATGCAAATATTGCGATATATAGTGCTAGAGAATTTAAAAGTCCAAGTGAAATTATAAAATTTTTAGCTAACGTATTATTTAAAATGATTGCAAAAATAGGTGGAAAATTTAAATATACCGATACTCTAAAAGAAACAAATGAGCAGCTACGTGAGAATGCTTTAAATACTGTTGTTTTAGATACTCAAGGAATCGATACTCTTGATTTTAAAGATGCCCAAAAATATGCTAACTATCTACATATTAAAGGATATTGCCAAACTATGGAATATGCTAATAATCATGGGCTTGCTAAAGAAAAAGATAAAACGCTTGAACATCAGAAATTTCTATTAAATGTTTATGAAGTTTATGACAACAAGAATTTAAATAAAACCTTTGGAATCAAATTATTAGAAATGTTTATTCCGTCAAAGGAAAATAATGATTCTAAATGGCAACAAGGAGTTGTTGAAAACCATGATGATAAAGCAAAAATACTATTATCATTTTGTAATGTTAATGCTTTAACTAAAGAAAATTTACAGCCACTTCTTACAGAATATGTAATAACAGCTGCAACTAGCCGTAATGGTACATTAAAAGACAATACAAATTCAGTAAAGGCTTTATTCCATGTATTGAATGATCCAAGTACTTCTAATGAAGTAAAAGAAAGTTTTATAGAGGTGTTTGCTATAGATAAAAGCAAAGATACAAGATTTAATAAAACTAAAACTTATGATGAAAATATTGCTAAGTTCAAATTTACTAAAGATGATTTAGAATCATTTATAACTAAAAATAAAAGTGCTGCAATAAAGGTTCAAAATAAATATGCTCCACCTAAGCATAGGGAGCATGGGTAA
- a CDS encoding transposase, producing MSKRIKLQAIPINRTDYCQFLIVSQKNYSLTYYAEHAKKCSHDVINRFLRNKKYTPSLLWEHIKNDVIFSSNGYTIFDDTVLNKRNTKQIEIARSQYSGATGRVTKGIGVVSLVYYNPDINKFWVIDYRIFAPDHDGATKLEHLLNMLNNAVYSKKIPFQTVLFDTWYSTHKIMQHIDSLGKYYYAPIKANRNVSKTHDSKPYKAVKELTFSDEEIRHGVEIHIKGFAKNKHVNLFKFTVSTNRVEYVVTNNKTHKSSKAAQDECGFRWVIESMHREIKQLTGIERCQCRKQRIQRNHISWAFLVWAFLKRTANTIGKTVYQIKLGLLDDYMQQQLRSPSLRYLEPNIA from the coding sequence ATGTCAAAGAGGATAAAGTTGCAAGCAATACCAATTAATAGGACAGATTATTGTCAATTTTTAATAGTTAGCCAAAAGAATTATAGTTTAACCTACTACGCTGAACATGCAAAGAAATGTAGTCATGATGTTATTAATAGATTTTTAAGGAATAAAAAATATACACCTTCTTTGTTATGGGAACACATCAAGAATGATGTTATTTTTTCATCTAATGGATATACAATATTTGATGATACGGTTTTAAATAAAAGGAATACGAAGCAAATAGAAATTGCAAGATCGCAGTACAGTGGAGCTACAGGTAGAGTTACTAAAGGTATAGGAGTAGTGAGTCTGGTATATTATAACCCTGATATTAATAAGTTTTGGGTAATAGATTATCGAATTTTTGCACCTGATCATGATGGAGCAACAAAACTAGAACACCTATTAAACATGTTAAATAATGCTGTTTATAGCAAGAAGATTCCTTTTCAAACAGTACTTTTTGACACATGGTATTCTACACACAAAATTATGCAACATATTGACTCTCTGGGGAAATATTATTATGCCCCTATTAAAGCCAATAGAAACGTTAGTAAAACACACGATTCTAAACCTTATAAAGCTGTAAAAGAGTTGACATTTTCAGATGAAGAGATCAGGCATGGAGTAGAGATTCATATAAAAGGCTTTGCTAAAAATAAGCATGTTAATTTGTTTAAATTTACTGTTTCTACCAACAGAGTTGAGTATGTTGTTACCAATAACAAAACTCACAAATCTTCTAAAGCTGCACAAGATGAGTGTGGCTTTCGATGGGTAATTGAGAGCATGCACAGAGAAATTAAGCAACTTACTGGGATAGAACGTTGTCAATGCAGGAAACAGCGTATTCAACGTAATCATATTAGTTGGGCATTTTTAGTTTGGGCATTTCTCAAAAGGACTGCAAATACAATCGGTAAAACGGTTTACCAAATAAAGTTAGGGCTTTTAGATGACTATATGCAACAACAGCTGCGTTCTCCATCTTTACGATATTTAGAACCAAACATAGCGTAA
- a CDS encoding DnaA N-terminal domain-containing protein produces MLPQKTKTFDIDPNGKSIGDLGSTRESEAKAEETAWHQIRKGVREELGDHIDQAWFAKAEVAECKETKTLTLTMPTRFMADWIRNNYYHVIRRVAGSVGMNSVEYTLNVKN; encoded by the coding sequence ATGCTACCACAAAAAACAAAAACATTTGATATTGATCCTAATGGCAAATCTATTGGAGACCTAGGATCAACTAGGGAATCAGAAGCAAAAGCAGAAGAGACAGCATGGCATCAAATTAGAAAAGGTGTGAGGGAGGAGCTGGGTGATCATATTGACCAAGCTTGGTTTGCAAAAGCAGAAGTTGCCGAGTGTAAGGAAACCAAAACCTTGACATTAACAATGCCAACAAGATTTATGGCTGATTGGATTAGGAATAACTATTATCATGTGATAAGACGAGTGGCTGGTAGTGTTGGGATGAATAGTGTGGAGTATACACTAAATGTTAAAAACTAA
- a CDS encoding helix-turn-helix domain-containing protein: MSWVKLYQESGNAGKVCSYYGISRFTLRKWYKRYELLGIEELHSLSRKPHTFPFQKLNDISEQQI, encoded by the coding sequence TTGAGTTGGGTTAAATTATATCAAGAGTCAGGTAATGCAGGGAAAGTGTGTAGTTATTATGGTATTTCAAGATTCACCTTACGTAAATGGTATAAACGTTATGAGTTATTGGGTATTGAGGAGCTGCATTCTTTAAGCAGGAAACCGCATACATTTCCTTTTCAGAAATTAAATGATATATCAGAGCAACAAATATAG
- a CDS encoding sodium:solute symporter family transporter yields MFNLNIDNIIVIIFLIITLVIGLRASRNIKDIAEYAIGNKVFGSGILAITILATYITGSKGIGYAGYVFDDGILPILPSILCGVIFCFSFIIFFILPRIKYFDGCLTTAELMGQIYGTKTRFTVGVLGSFYTITLVTLQIIWLGNVAELLGMPKLWGVIFGGAFLIIYSSIGGIKSITITDLIQFIAITIMIPMIAYVVLNKVGGIRSLITKTPIQHFDILHHPNLKDYLIYCVWYIFPAFPLSFPFIQRMLMARNSKQLTNSYYICMFFLIIFFGLLTLIGLSVIVLKETGYVNIPSRGSEIITYLINNYFFAGTKGILVLGLIGAVISTADSFLNSGALLLAHDVIKPVCNKKILILMN; encoded by the coding sequence ATGTTTAATCTGAATATAGATAATATTATAGTTATTATATTTCTAATAATAACATTAGTTATTGGTCTTCGAGCAAGTAGAAACATCAAAGATATAGCAGAATATGCTATAGGCAATAAAGTATTTGGTAGTGGAATACTCGCAATTACCATATTAGCTACATATATTACTGGTTCTAAAGGCATAGGATATGCAGGCTATGTGTTTGATGATGGTATTTTGCCGATATTACCATCAATTTTGTGTGGTGTGATATTTTGCTTCTCATTTATCATCTTCTTTATTTTACCACGTATTAAATATTTTGATGGTTGCTTAACTACCGCTGAATTAATGGGACAAATTTATGGCACAAAAACTCGTTTTACTGTAGGTGTTCTTGGTAGTTTCTATACTATTACCTTAGTAACTTTACAAATTATATGGCTTGGTAACGTTGCGGAGTTGTTAGGAATGCCAAAATTATGGGGTGTAATATTTGGTGGAGCATTTTTGATAATCTACTCTTCTATAGGAGGCATAAAATCTATCACTATTACTGATCTTATACAATTTATAGCAATAACGATAATGATACCAATGATAGCCTATGTAGTGCTTAATAAAGTTGGAGGTATAAGATCTTTAATTACTAAAACTCCTATACAGCATTTTGATATTTTGCACCATCCTAATTTAAAGGATTATCTTATTTATTGTGTATGGTATATTTTCCCAGCTTTTCCTTTAAGTTTTCCTTTCATACAAAGGATGCTTATGGCTAGAAATAGTAAGCAGCTTACCAATAGTTATTATATTTGTATGTTTTTTCTAATTATATTCTTTGGGTTACTTACATTAATTGGTTTATCTGTTATAGTTTTGAAAGAAACAGGATATGTAAATATACCTTCTAGAGGGAGTGAAATAATTACTTATCTAATAAATAATTACTTCTTTGCTGGTACTAAAGGCATTCTAGTTCTTGGATTAATTGGTGCGGTTATATCTACTGCTGATTCCTTTTTAAATTCAGGAGCATTATTGCTTGCTCATGATGTAATAAAACCAGTTTGTAATAAAAAAATATTAATATTGATGAACTAA
- a CDS encoding transposase, giving the protein MSKRIKLQAIPINRTDDCQFLIVSQKNYSLTYYAEHAKKCSHDVINRFLRNEKYTPSLLWEHIKNDVIFSSNGYTIFDDTVLNKRNTKQIEIARSQYSGATGRVTKGIGVVSLVYYNPDINKFWVIDYRIFAPDHDGATKLEHLLNMLNNAVYSKKIPFQTVLFDTWYSTHKIMQHVDSLGKYYYAPIKANRNVSKTHDSKPYKAVKELTFSDEEIRHGVEIHIKGFAKNKHVNLFKFTVPTNRVEYVVTNNKTHKSSKAAQDECGFRWVIESMHREIKQLTGIERCQCRKQRLQRNHISCAFLVWAFLKRTANTIGKTVYQIKLGLLDDYMQQQLRSPSLRYLEPNIA; this is encoded by the coding sequence ATGTCAAAGAGGATAAAGTTGCAAGCAATACCAATTAATAGGACAGATGATTGTCAATTTTTAATAGTTAGCCAAAAGAATTATAGTTTAACCTACTACGCTGAACATGCAAAGAAATGTAGTCATGATGTTATTAATAGATTTTTAAGGAATGAAAAATATACACCTTCTTTGTTATGGGAACACATCAAGAATGATGTTATTTTTTCATCTAATGGATATACAATATTTGATGATACGGTTTTAAATAAAAGGAATACGAAGCAAATAGAAATTGCAAGATCGCAGTACAGTGGAGCTACAGGTAGAGTTACTAAAGGTATAGGAGTAGTGAGTCTGGTATATTATAACCCTGATATTAATAAGTTTTGGGTAATAGATTATCGAATTTTTGCACCTGATCATGATGGAGCAACAAAACTAGAACACCTATTAAACATGTTAAATAATGCTGTTTATAGCAAGAAGATTCCTTTTCAAACAGTACTTTTTGACACATGGTATTCTACACACAAAATTATGCAACATGTTGACTCTCTGGGGAAATATTATTATGCCCCTATTAAAGCCAATAGAAACGTTAGTAAAACACACGATTCTAAACCTTATAAAGCTGTAAAAGAGTTGACATTTTCAGATGAAGAGATCAGGCATGGAGTAGAGATTCATATAAAAGGCTTTGCTAAAAATAAGCATGTTAATTTGTTTAAATTTACTGTTCCTACCAACAGAGTTGAGTATGTTGTTACCAATAACAAAACTCACAAATCTTCTAAAGCTGCACAAGATGAGTGTGGCTTTCGATGGGTAATTGAGAGCATGCACAGAGAAATTAAGCAACTTACTGGGATAGAACGTTGTCAATGCAGGAAACAGCGTCTTCAACGTAATCATATTAGTTGTGCATTTTTAGTTTGGGCATTTCTCAAAAGGACTGCAAATACAATCGGTAAAACGGTTTACCAAATAAAGTTAGGGCTTTTAGATGACTATATGCAACAACAGCTGCGTTCTCCATCTTTACGATATTTAGAACCAAACATAGCGTAA
- a CDS encoding iron-sulfur cluster assembly accessory protein: protein MTITITDRAFERVKELIELEKDKDLVLRVSVDSGGCSGLMYNYELVLRNTIAKDDHVFTKHNATIVIDAISQKFMLDCTLDFIEELGSSYFNVSNPQAKAKCGCGNSFAV, encoded by the coding sequence GTGACAATCACAATTACCGATAGAGCTTTTGAGCGGGTAAAGGAATTAATAGAGTTAGAAAAAGATAAGGATTTAGTGCTGCGAGTGTCCGTTGATAGCGGTGGTTGCTCTGGACTAATGTATAATTACGAACTAGTTTTAAGAAATACTATAGCAAAAGACGATCATGTTTTTACTAAACATAACGCTACTATTGTTATCGATGCTATTTCTCAAAAATTTATGCTAGATTGCACTCTTGATTTTATAGAAGAGCTAGGCAGTTCATATTTCAATGTCAGCAACCCACAAGCTAAAGCAAAATGCGGTTGCGGCAATTCTTTTGCGGTGTAA
- a CDS encoding deoxyguanosinetriphosphate triphosphohydrolase, producing the protein MLASYASNPLKSRGRLYREIPTSYRNEFERDRDRIIHTNAFRRLQYKTQVFINHEGDHYRNRLTHSLEVSTVARSIANTLNLSSDLAETIALAHDLGHTPFGHAGERALNECMKEHNGFSHNAQSLKILTLLEKRYAAYRGVNLTWEVLEGIVKHNGPISGEVNEYIEEYNSQNDLELNTYASAEAQIAALADDISYISHDLEDSIGAKIIDFNNLAELKYIDQHVFELKSKYKNISSSCLIYEVVRKLMHELITDLLWQTKTNINKEKITHIDEIRNLEYQIVDFTEKTNERIKEIKKFLHERVYKSNRITAISLKYTKIVQGLFKVYMEDINLLPVNWKIQIDSSNPNSKARIIADYIAGMTDRFAIQEYNQLCSLNFNNI; encoded by the coding sequence ATGCTAGCTTCATATGCTTCCAATCCGCTTAAAAGCAGAGGAAGATTATACAGAGAAATACCGACATCTTACCGCAATGAGTTTGAGCGGGATCGTGATCGTATCATCCATACTAATGCATTCAGACGTTTGCAATATAAAACGCAGGTTTTTATCAACCATGAGGGCGATCATTATAGAAATAGGCTAACTCATTCTTTAGAAGTCTCAACAGTTGCTCGCTCGATTGCCAACACTTTAAACCTGTCAAGCGACTTAGCCGAGACTATAGCACTTGCTCATGATCTTGGTCATACACCTTTTGGTCATGCGGGCGAGAGAGCTTTGAATGAGTGCATGAAAGAGCATAACGGCTTTTCTCATAACGCTCAATCCTTGAAAATACTAACCTTACTTGAAAAAAGATATGCTGCTTATAGAGGAGTAAATCTTACTTGGGAAGTTTTAGAAGGGATAGTAAAGCATAATGGTCCTATAAGCGGCGAAGTAAATGAGTATATAGAAGAGTATAATAGCCAAAATGATTTAGAGCTTAATACTTACGCTTCTGCTGAAGCTCAAATAGCAGCACTTGCTGATGATATTAGCTATATTTCACATGATCTGGAGGATAGTATCGGTGCTAAAATTATCGATTTTAATAATCTTGCTGAGCTTAAATATATCGACCAACATGTTTTTGAACTTAAATCAAAATATAAAAATATAAGCTCTTCTTGCTTAATATATGAAGTAGTACGCAAGCTAATGCATGAACTCATTACCGATTTATTATGGCAAACTAAGACTAATATAAATAAAGAAAAAATTACTCATATAGATGAAATACGTAACTTAGAGTATCAAATAGTAGATTTTACTGAGAAAACTAATGAGCGTATTAAAGAGATTAAAAAATTTCTACATGAGCGAGTTTATAAAAGTAATAGGATTACTGCAATCAGCCTTAAATATACTAAGATCGTGCAAGGCTTATTTAAGGTTTATATGGAAGATATTAATTTACTGCCTGTTAATTGGAAAATACAAATAGATTCTAGCAATCCAAATAGTAAAGCTAGAATTATTGCCGATTATATAGCCGGTATGACTGATCGCTTTGCTATTCAAGAGTATAACCAACTTTGTTCGCTCAATTTTAACAATATCTAA
- the argS gene encoding arginine--tRNA ligase has product MNIFNKLKHDIITASTQLYNNSKIANNASIETPKDNFNGDLSSNIAMIIAAKENIPPREVALKFKEILNELPYIASIEIAGPGFINFTIKADSWHTAIKDILQNESKFFEIDIDKNKNVNIEYVSANPTGPMHIGHARGAIYGDVLANILKKVGYPVTKEYYVNDAGSQINDLVSTVILRYREALGEKITIPEGLYPGEYLIPVGQALAKEYGDKLLSMDDPERFRIVKNFAIQKMLDLNKEDLKELGIKHDIFFSEQALHDNGEIEKTVKLLTDMGLIYEGSVPAPKGKVHDEWENRTQELFKSTKYGDDQDRPIRKADGSWTYFASDLAYAKDKIDRGANHLIYVLGADHSGYVKRIEAIVKALGKEQVKVDVKICQLVNFVENGVPVKMSKRLGAFASVQDVNHEVGKDIIRFMMLTRENNKTLDFDLIKVKEQSKKNPIFYVQYAHVRTLSILSKAMETIPQSYNSFEAGTYDLSLLSSEEEIEIIKLLASWTKTLETAAKYFEPHRVAFYLINLASKFHALWNFGKENNDYRFIIENNVELTTARLALAKAIQKIIASGLEVIGVEPMERM; this is encoded by the coding sequence ATGAATATATTTAACAAACTAAAACACGATATAATTACTGCAAGTACGCAGCTATATAATAATTCTAAAATAGCAAATAACGCTAGTATTGAAACTCCGAAAGATAACTTTAACGGCGATTTATCAAGCAATATTGCAATGATTATTGCTGCTAAGGAAAACATTCCTCCCCGCGAAGTTGCGTTAAAATTCAAAGAAATTCTTAATGAACTACCATATATCGCAAGTATAGAAATAGCCGGACCCGGGTTTATTAATTTTACTATCAAAGCTGATAGCTGGCACACTGCAATTAAAGATATTTTACAAAATGAATCTAAATTTTTTGAAATTGACATAGATAAAAACAAAAATGTCAATATTGAGTATGTTTCAGCTAATCCAACTGGACCGATGCATATAGGACATGCAAGAGGTGCGATATATGGGGACGTGCTTGCAAATATCTTAAAAAAAGTAGGATATCCTGTTACGAAAGAATATTATGTTAACGATGCAGGTTCACAAATAAATGATTTAGTAAGCACAGTAATATTGCGTTATAGAGAAGCTTTAGGTGAAAAAATTACTATCCCCGAAGGATTATATCCAGGAGAGTATTTAATTCCTGTTGGGCAAGCTTTAGCTAAAGAATATGGTGATAAATTATTAAGTATGGATGATCCAGAAAGGTTTAGAATAGTTAAAAATTTTGCCATACAAAAAATGCTAGATTTAAATAAAGAAGATTTAAAAGAACTGGGTATTAAGCACGATATATTCTTTTCCGAGCAAGCATTACACGATAACGGCGAGATAGAAAAAACTGTTAAACTGCTAACCGATATGGGGCTAATTTATGAAGGTAGCGTGCCTGCTCCCAAAGGTAAAGTTCATGATGAGTGGGAAAACAGAACCCAAGAATTATTTAAATCTACCAAATACGGTGACGATCAAGATCGTCCTATAAGAAAAGCCGATGGAAGTTGGACTTATTTTGCTTCTGATCTTGCCTATGCTAAAGATAAAATAGATAGAGGTGCAAATCACTTAATTTATGTACTTGGTGCTGATCATAGCGGGTATGTCAAAAGAATTGAAGCGATTGTTAAAGCTTTAGGCAAAGAGCAGGTTAAAGTTGATGTTAAAATCTGCCAATTAGTAAACTTTGTTGAAAATGGTGTGCCGGTTAAGATGTCAAAGCGTCTTGGAGCTTTCGCTAGCGTGCAAGACGTAAATCATGAAGTAGGCAAAGACATTATAAGGTTTATGATGTTAACAAGAGAAAATAACAAAACGCTTGATTTTGACCTAATAAAAGTAAAAGAACAATCTAAAAAAAATCCTATATTTTATGTCCAATATGCACATGTTAGAACGCTATCGATATTATCGAAAGCTATGGAAACGATTCCGCAATCTTATAATAGCTTTGAAGCTGGCACATATGATTTATCGTTATTATCATCGGAAGAAGAAATTGAGATAATAAAGCTGTTAGCTAGCTGGACAAAAACTTTGGAAACAGCAGCAAAATATTTTGAACCACATAGAGTGGCGTTTTATTTGATAAATCTAGCTTCAAAATTTCATGCTTTATGGAACTTTGGTAAGGAAAATAACGATTATAGATTCATAATAGAAAATAATGTAGAGTTAACAACAGCACGCCTTGCTCTTGCTAAAGCCATACAGAAAATTATAGCTAGTGGTCTTGAGGTTATAGGCGTAGAACCGATGGAAAGGATGTAG